ACGAGAACTTCATGCGGTCGGCGAAGGCCCCGGTGATGAGCGCCGGAGTGATGATGGCGAAGGTCATCTGGAAGGTCATGAAGACCGTTTCCGGGATGGTGCCGGTCAGGCCGTCCTTGGTCAACGAAGCCAGGAACATCTTGTCCAGGCCGCCGATGAAGGCGTTCAGGCCGCCGCCGTCGCCGAAGGCCAGGGAGTAGCCGATAATCATCCAGAGCACCGTCATCAGGCAGGTGACGGCGAAGCTCTGCATCACGGTGGCCAGCACGTTCTTCTTGCGCACCATGCCCCCGTAGAAGAGGGCGAGACCCGGGATGGTCATCATCAGGACCAGGGCGGTGGAGGTGAGCATCCAGGCGGTGTCGCCGGAGTTCATCACGGGGGCGGGCTTGTCGTCCTCGGCGAAGGCAAGCGCGACGTTCGCCAAGGTCATCAAGGAAGCCAAGCCGGCCGTCTTGAAGTATCGGACATGATTGTGCATCACAGGGCCTCCTGGTCCTTCTCGCCGGTCCGGATGCGGACCACCTTGTCGAGGTCGACGACAAAGATCTTGCCGTCGCCGATCTTGCCCGTATGGGCGGCCTTCTGGATGGTCTCGACCACCTGTTCGGCCAGTTCCGAATTGACGGCGATTTCCAGCTTCACCTTGGGCAGGAAGCTGACCAGGTATTCGGCGCCCCGGTAGATTTCCGCCTGTCCCTTCTGCCGCCCGAAGCCCTTGACCTCGGTAGCGGTCATGCCCTGCACGCCCAACTGGATGAGGGCTTCCCGCACCTCGTCCAACTTGAACGGCTTGACGATTGCCATGATCAGTTTCATCGCGTTCGCATCCCTTCCTTAGGATCCGGCGATCGCGGCCAGCGCCGCCCGCCGAGGGTTGACCGGAGCGCCCATCCCAGGGAAAGGCCCTCCGCTGGAAGGGGAGGTTCAAGAACCGTGCCGAAATTCGCTAACAGTTGATCAGCGGGTAATAACAATATGTTATAACGCGACATTAATGGCATGAGTGAACAATGGGCCCAGGGCACGTCGCCTAATATTTAGGCGTTATCATATATATGCATAATATTTGGCCTATTCATGGCGGGTGCGATGAGCCGAGCCCGAGGAGGCCCGTGCCCAGGTGTCGGAGCCGACCGGCATCGCCCGGTGAGCCATGCCAGTCGGGGAACCGTCTTCGGGACAGGTTGTTCTCCGACGACAAATGGCACATTATCGGCCTTCCGAATCGGAAACGGGCTCCGGGTCGGGCAATGCGCTCATGAAAATCCGGCCGATGGTTGGTCGGCGACAGGGACGACATGGCAAGATATACGGTCACCGGTGGCGCCGGCTTCATCGGCTCCCATCTCTGCGACGCCCTGCTGGACAAGGGTCACGAGGTTGTCGTGCTGGACGATCTCTCGGGAGGGAAGCGCGAAAATCTTCCCGCCGGAGCGAAGCTGCTGGTCGGCGATGCCGCGGATCCGGGGGCGGTGGCGGAAGCCCTTTCCGGTGCCCAGGGATGTTTCCATTTGGCCGCCATCGCCTCGGTCGCGCGTTCGATCGCCGAGTGGCTTCCGACGCATCGTGCCAATCAGACGGCAACGGTCGCCGTTCTGGACAGGGCGGCAAAGCAAGGCCGGATTCCTGTCGTCTTTGCCTCGTC
This genomic interval from Magnetospirillum sp. WYHS-4 contains the following:
- a CDS encoding P-II family nitrogen regulator encodes the protein MKLIMAIVKPFKLDEVREALIQLGVQGMTATEVKGFGRQKGQAEIYRGAEYLVSFLPKVKLEIAVNSELAEQVVETIQKAAHTGKIGDGKIFVVDLDKVVRIRTGEKDQEAL